The Dehalobacter sp. region GGCGCTCCGCAAAAATATTCACCTTTGCGTGTGATTTTTGGAGTTCTCGCTCCAAAGATGAATTCTTGTTCTGAATCTCGCGAATTTGCTTTGCGTCCTCATTTGCCTTCTGTTGTGCAGCCTTTAGCGCTTGCAAGGCCATGCTTCCATCCCGTATTATTTGTTCGTTTCGCGTCAACATCGACTGCCGCTCTTCCTTTAATTCGTGTAGCTGTTGTTTAAGTAAAGAATTCTGAGTAGAAATGCTGACCATTTGACTAGTCAGCTCCGATACCTGTTGATCTTTTGTCTTCAAATCTGCGGAGGCATTATCAAGTTTCGCAATATTTTCGATTAGGTCCTGCTGGGCTTCTTCCAGAAGCATTCGGATGTGTTTCGAAGACTGATCGAATTCCTCTCTTGCACCCATGAGATGTCTGCCGATTTCTTTTATGCAGGATTTCAAGAAGTCAGGGCTAAGAGCAAATCCAGCTATATTCTGTGTCGTTATTGCATCGAAAGCTTTTACGATGAGGGGGCCTATGGTGGTATTCCCACCGCCTGTAATCGTGCAGACGTTACGTGTGCTGGGTTCCTTCCCTTCAAGTAGCAGCTTTATAACTGCTGTACGCACCCTTTCTTCTGTTGCCTTTGCCTCTGCCATTTCTTCTCCTTTTCTCTAATTAAGTGTAACGTTACAGTAACAATGTTATTGTTGCCCACCGGCAATTGCTGCGCATTTATATAATCTGCTGTCTCTCTCCAGCGACTTTATGCTGGGTATCACTTCTGGCATTTTATGGTTAACCTGTTCTGCGATGTGTCTTCATTACCTGTTCTATGAGCGAGCAAGTTCTTGTTTCGTTTTCTCCTCCAAATGCTCTCTGAGCAACAAGATGAGGTGCTCATGAATACGTATCCAGGCCTTCCGGCTTTCTTTTATGCCGCTGAGCTCATTTAGAAGCTTTTGAAGCTCTATATGTTGAGTAAGGCCCTGGATCATTTTTTCTGCTCCATGCTCTTCGAGTATGGTCCTGAGTGCTTCGTAAAAGCTTGCCCATGCGTTTTTGTCGTTTATCAAAACGTATCTCCTTTTCAGATTGTTGTGATGAGATCTTATGTCTGAAACTTTAAAATAGTTTAAACTTTCATTGACTTAATCTAATCTCTTTGATCAAGATTGCACATGAAAAACAAGATTGCAAGAAAAAATTGCAATGATATCGATAGTTTAAAAAAATATAACATTTGACATGTACTTGTCCGTGCACAAGATATTACAGTTGGTGTAGCATGCTATGAGCCTAGAAGGGAGAGTGTGTTCAGCAGTTTTTTTGCAGGTAAAAAAGAGCATGCGTTCAATATGTTGTCAGAATAGGCGCCTTTTTATTGCCTGGCCGCTTATATATAAGTAAGAAACACACCGTATATTTTCTACTCTGAATGAGAGCCATTAAAAACGTCTGGGCGACAATCCGACGTTCCACACCGACCGGCACTGCAGTCACTCTTGGTAGTACTCGCGAGTTGCTCGTTGAAGATGTTATGGGAAAACTTCGATATTAATATGAAGAGATCTTGCCAGTCACAAGGTAGGTCTCTAAGGATGGTTTGATATCATGTCAGAAAGACGATGAAATCGGTGATCCGTTTCGATACTCATCGTTTCGGGAAACCTGTTGTTTTTCAAGCATAAGCTTGCCGGCATGAGCATTTTTGTGGGTGCCGTTAAAATATTTTCCAGTTGACTTGGCTGTTATATGACAAGTAATGAGACGACCGTCTCTTTCTTTAAAGCGTAGCGACGGAGAAAGAGACGGTCGCCAGACCGTCGCCCATCACATGGGCGTACAGCGCTCGTGAGAATGGAGATGTCAGAATGACAGCTTTTTCTCACGAGCGGTTCCCACCTGCTTTTCACCCCTTCTTTTGATGTAAAAAGTGTCGCCTCCGGACTCCAATAAGGAGACGGCAGTATGCCTCCCAGTTTCCGACGTTAGTCGGACCAACACCTGCGGGTGTGGAAAAAATACTGGAAACCGAAGGGCCTGTTGTCTGCGGACAATTGACGCCTCAGGGCGCAGTTACAACTGTGCGGCAAAGTCACTCAACAATTCTGACACTCATTCCAGTCAGCATCGAATAATTTCCCCAATAGGGTGGGAGATTGTTTGATGCTGATTGGTACACTACATCACGGAAGGAGAATAAGATGAGCAGCAAACTGCAACATGAAGCGAAAAAACTTGTAGGTAAAAATTATGGGAAAGCGAGCATGACAACAGAAAAGTTAGTAGGAAACATTGAAAGGATTGCAGAATTCATGGGAACACAGGGTTTACAGTCAATTCGACATATCAAAAGTAAGCATGTCGAGAGGTTCTTTTCTTCAATCAGCAAGTTATCCCCCTCGACGAGAGCAAACTATGCCACGGCAATGCGCGAAATAGCGGAAAGCATAGGTAAAAAAAACATAATGCCCCGTACAAATCTTGATATTGGTATAGATCGCGCCGACCGTTACAGCCCAAAACATGGCAACATTGAAAAAATGATGGAGATTCGTAACGTGCTCTATTCAAAAGGTGAATGGAGGGGATTAGCCTACGATCTGCAGCGAGAATTTGGACTCCGAATCAAGGAGAGCCTGCTTTCAAACAAGACTCTAGAAATTAATGGGAAAGAGTTTTTGATCGTAAAAGGTGCAAAGGGCGGGCGACCTCGGAATCTTGAAATTCAAAATCTAGAGCAGGCTGATGTTGTTAAACGTGTCCAGGAGTATATTCGTCAATCTGGAGGAAGCTCCCTGATGCCCCCAGAAAAGACTCTCGCTCAAGGTTATAAAAGTCAGGTTAATGCAATCAGTCGGGCCGGGGGTACTAAAGAGAATGCTGCAAATAGCCATTTGTGGCGGCATGAAAAAGCACGAGAAATGACTGCGAGAGGATCCAAGGATGCAGAAATTGCGCAACATTTGGGACATGGCAGGGAAGGGGTCGTCAGGCACTATAAGTGAATTGAAAGCGGGGCCGAGCAAAAAGCTCGGCCCCGGCTTAGCGAAAAAGATTACGTCGGCACTCTATCCGGCACGAGCCAGGGGGTATTATTACCCCTGGCTTTTTTTGCCGAAATCTTATGAGATTCTTTTAGGCGGTATTGGCTTGCCGAAGCAATCCAAGTCTCTCATTGTTTCAATAATATCAACGCAGCATTTCATGTCTGCAGAAATATCCTTATTCCCGGCTTTAACATTTTTGAGCTTCTTTGCATTTCGCATTAAATCTTGCACTTCGGGTTCGTAGCCGTACCCGAGTTTTAAAACTTCTTTGCCCAATGTTACCAAGGCCAGATACGATTTGACACGATCAGCAGGTCCCTCCTTTACTGCATTTTCTACGATTGTTTGTGCGCAATCCAAAATTTCTCGTAATTCCATAGTGTTGCTCCTCTCTTGCTAATTTATTTGAGCCGATGTGCTCTTTAAAGAAATAACGCAGGATGCAAGAAATTGTGTCCATTGTGTGCTGTCGCCGAGGATCCCGTTTCATTTTTTTGAAGGGAAATGTTGCCTACTTTCATATTCATATCTTGTTAACTACGTTTTATGGGAGGCATTATGGATACTTTTGAAAAGGAAAGAAAAAATGGCAATTACAAGAAAACTTTACTGAAAGATGAGAAGAAGGCGGAGCGACGTGAACTAATACAGCAGTGCGCAGAAAAGATGATGAGCAATAAAAAGCGGGAAATAAGGGAGCTGGAGTTCTATCTGGATAACAATCTTCTAGATAGAGAAGTCGAAGAATTAATGGAACTCGGCTTCTCTCGATCCGATGCATTGCGATCATCAAGCAGGAATTACATGCGAGGCACGTTTCACGAGCTTGAAGATTCCTGGTGGCTTTTGCGGTAGGTATACGAAGCGGAACGTCATTAAAACTTTAGTTTATTAGGAGTTGGGTAATTATGCCGTAATATTGGTAGTGGGGCAGTTTGAACTTTGCCCCATGCTGATTCCTGGAAAGAAGGTTTGGAAAAAGCTTGATAATTTCGTTAATGTGTATAATATATGGCTATTAATTGCTGCCGTTGTTCACGCAGGCGGGTACTTGCTCTAATAATACAAGACCATAAGTCGCCTATTCAGCGGGGCTCGGAAAGGGATAACAAAATGGCAATACTGATTGATGGAAAGTCCATCGCAGCTACAATTAGAGGCGAAATTGCTTCAGAAGTAGATCACCTGATAGCACGCGGAATTAAACCCGGCTTAGCAGTAATTCTGGTTGGAGACAACACGGCAAGCAAGGTTTACATAAAGATGAAAGAAAAGGCCTGCAAGGAAGTGGGAATTTTCTCAGATGAATACAAGCTTCCTGCCAATACAACGGAAGATGAACTGCTGACCTTGATTATAAGGCTGAATAGCGACATTCGGATACATGGCATCCTGGTGCAACTCCCTCTTCCAACTCATATCGATGAAGCGAAAATCCTGGAAGCAATTTCGCCTAGCAAGGACGTAGACGGCTTTCATCCATATAACACAGGACGCCTGGTCATGGGAAAGGCACTCTTTTATCCCTGCACGCCTTACGGAATTATGATTATGCTGAAAGAATCTGGAATAGAGATTGCCGGCAAAGAAGTGGTCGTTGTCGGTCGTTCTAATATTGTTGGTAAACCGGTTGCATTCATGTGCCTCCATGCAAATGCTACGGTAACCCTTTGCCACTCTAAAACCCGTAATCTGGCGGAAAAGGTAAAAATGGCAGACATCCTAATTGTGGCAGTTGGCCGGCCGGAAATGATTAAAGGAGCCTGGATAAAAGAAGGAGCAGTCGTAATTGATGTGGGAGTCAATCGCATCGATGACAATAAACTGGTCGGTGACGTGGAATTTGAAATTGCCTCTCAGAGAGCCTCCCATATAACTCCAGTTCCTGGCGGTGTCGGCCCCATGACGATTACCATGCTACTCTCCAATACACTACTATCCGCAAAGGTGACCGCTCAATAGTGATCCGCTTTGCCGTAAGTGACAGCTTTTAGGAGTATTTATGTAGCTGGAATTGAGTGATACGCGACCAAAGGCACTGACCGACTGATTTTTAGGGAATCAACAGGAGTAATACTGTCGAATATGAAAGGAAATATGTATGCGCAAAATTGCAGTTATCGGTGGTGATGGTACAGGACCTGAAGTTGTTCGCGAAGGGTTAAAGGTTCTAGATGCAGTAAATAAAAAATTTGGCATAAAAATGAATTATACCCATTTCGATTTCGGTGGTGAAAAATATCTTAAAACCGGTGAAGTGCTGTCGGAGACGGATATAAATGAGCTCAAGAAGTTTGATGCTATATATCTGGGAGCCATTGGTCATCCAGATGTCAAACCCGGCATTCTGGAAAAAGGGATATTGCTCAGGCTCAGGTTCGAGTTGGATCAGTATATAAACCTGCGACCTATTAAACTGTACCCAAATGTAGAAACTCCATTAAAAGATAAAAAACCGGAGGACATAGATTTTGTCGTTGTGCGGGAAAACACGGAGGGCTTATATGTTGGCGCCGGAGGTTATTTGAAGAAGGGGACTGAAGATGAAGTCGCAATCCAAACTTCTATAAACTCCCGTAAGGGTGTTGAGCGGTGTATCCGCTATGCATTTGAATATGCGCGAAAGCGAAACAAGAAAAGAACCATTACATTATGCGGAAAGACGAACGTGCTAACATTTGCGTTTGACCTCTGGGAGCGGGTGTTTCATGAAGTGGGTGAAAAGGATTACCCAGATATCAAGCGTGAATACGCACACGTCGATGCCACTAACGTGTTGATGGTCGAGAATCCTGAGTGGTTTGACGTCATTGTTACTGACAATATGTTCGGCGATATCATAACTGATCTGGGGGCGATGGTTCAAGGGGGTATGGGCGTCGCTGCCGGTGGCAATATAAACCCATACGGAGTCTCAATGTTTGAACCTATTGGTGGCAGTGCTCCTAAGCATACGGGTAAAAATGTGATTAATCCTATAGCGGCAATTGGTGCGGCCATGATGATGCTGGAAACTTTTGGGGAGTTAAAAGCTGCCGAGGTAGTTGAAGCTGCTATTGTCGAAACCATGCAGCAGATGAAAAGCATGGCAGCTGGCAAAATGGGTTATACAACTACTGAGATAGGCGATATGGTTGCAAAAGCAGTGAGCTAATTGAAAGCCGAGTAACTTCGGGCTTAACGAACTCAGGAATGAAAGACAATATATGGAAAGTAGTCGAGATTCCAGTCATCCCGACTGGAATCTCACAGGGG contains the following coding sequences:
- a CDS encoding DNA-binding protein, yielding MAEAKATEERVRTAVIKLLLEGKEPSTRNVCTITGGGNTTIGPLIVKAFDAITTQNIAGFALSPDFLKSCIKEIGRHLMGAREEFDQSSKHIRMLLEEAQQDLIENIAKLDNASADLKTKDQQVSELTSQMVSISTQNSLLKQQLHELKEERQSMLTRNEQIIRDGSMALQALKAAQQKANEDAKQIREIQNKNSSLERELQKSHAKVNIFAERLDTLQKRVETLGTEKEKAESEARSWLNKLHELQKEHGCLRERIAIAETKLSKPDESSESPIGHTEG
- a CDS encoding integrase domain-containing protein; the encoded protein is MSSKLQHEAKKLVGKNYGKASMTTEKLVGNIERIAEFMGTQGLQSIRHIKSKHVERFFSSISKLSPSTRANYATAMREIAESIGKKNIMPRTNLDIGIDRADRYSPKHGNIEKMMEIRNVLYSKGEWRGLAYDLQREFGLRIKESLLSNKTLEINGKEFLIVKGAKGGRPRNLEIQNLEQADVVKRVQEYIRQSGGSSLMPPEKTLAQGYKSQVNAISRAGGTKENAANSHLWRHEKAREMTARGSKDAEIAQHLGHGREGVVRHYK
- the folD gene encoding bifunctional methylenetetrahydrofolate dehydrogenase/methenyltetrahydrofolate cyclohydrolase FolD; its protein translation is MAILIDGKSIAATIRGEIASEVDHLIARGIKPGLAVILVGDNTASKVYIKMKEKACKEVGIFSDEYKLPANTTEDELLTLIIRLNSDIRIHGILVQLPLPTHIDEAKILEAISPSKDVDGFHPYNTGRLVMGKALFYPCTPYGIMIMLKESGIEIAGKEVVVVGRSNIVGKPVAFMCLHANATVTLCHSKTRNLAEKVKMADILIVAVGRPEMIKGAWIKEGAVVIDVGVNRIDDNKLVGDVEFEIASQRASHITPVPGGVGPMTITMLLSNTLLSAKVTAQ
- a CDS encoding 3-isopropylmalate dehydrogenase, producing MRKIAVIGGDGTGPEVVREGLKVLDAVNKKFGIKMNYTHFDFGGEKYLKTGEVLSETDINELKKFDAIYLGAIGHPDVKPGILEKGILLRLRFELDQYINLRPIKLYPNVETPLKDKKPEDIDFVVVRENTEGLYVGAGGYLKKGTEDEVAIQTSINSRKGVERCIRYAFEYARKRNKKRTITLCGKTNVLTFAFDLWERVFHEVGEKDYPDIKREYAHVDATNVLMVENPEWFDVIVTDNMFGDIITDLGAMVQGGMGVAAGGNINPYGVSMFEPIGGSAPKHTGKNVINPIAAIGAAMMMLETFGELKAAEVVEAAIVETMQQMKSMAAGKMGYTTTEIGDMVAKAVS